In the genome of Staphylococcus durrellii, one region contains:
- the ilvN gene encoding acetolactate synthase small subunit has translation MRRTFRTKVRDKAGTLNRLTSIFVRRQFNIVTLSATPTVEEGISDITFVAEVPDSDVLRNLITQLEKQINIISVEDITDTNTYNRELVLVKLRTPDNNEQLQKLIQPYDALVSILKDEEQFTYLQASGPQYTMDNLIDDLSSYNIEQIARTGSAGII, from the coding sequence ATGAGAAGAACGTTTCGCACAAAAGTAAGAGATAAAGCTGGTACTTTGAATCGCTTAACAAGTATCTTTGTCAGGAGACAATTTAACATTGTCACATTGTCTGCCACACCAACAGTTGAAGAAGGCATCTCTGATATTACTTTCGTGGCAGAAGTGCCTGACAGTGACGTATTAAGAAATTTAATTACGCAGCTTGAAAAGCAAATTAATATTATAAGTGTTGAAGATATAACAGATACAAATACTTATAATAGAGAATTAGTACTCGTAAAATTACGCACACCTGATAACAATGAACAATTACAAAAGCTAATCCAACCGTATGATGCGCTAGTATCTATTCTGAAGGATGAAGAGCAATTTACTTATCTTCAAGCTTCAGGTCCACAATACACGATGGACAATTTAATAGATGACCTATCATCATACAACATAGAACAGATAGCAAGAACAGGTTCAGCAGGCATTATTTAA
- the ilvB gene encoding biosynthetic-type acetolactate synthase large subunit, whose translation MAKQAETIYQEQPETLEQIEPKEAYEQTELENETITEMKTGSELLVDSLANEDVDFIFGYPGGAVLPLYDTFYDAKIKHILARHEQGATHAAEGYARVSGKPGVVVVTSGPGATNAITGIADAYSDSLPLVVITGQVATPGIGKDAFQEADLLSMTTPITKHNYQVKNVSDIPKIIHEAFHIANTGRKGPVVIDFPKDMGILSTNAELSEELDLPGYSIPNEPKFDEIQKLRDYLKTAHKPVVLAGAGINHAKANETLTTFVNRHQLPVVSTLLGLGSIPYEHPLFLGMGGMHGSYASNMALTECDLLINFGSRFDDRLASNPDEFAPNAKIVHVDIDPSEINKIIDTDLGIVADCKAVLEALLAFDSYSIRHDDWLNTCNSNKATHPFKYGEEEDNFSKPQRTIEHVGKITEGDAIVTTDVGQHQMWVAQYYPFKTHGQLVTSGGLGTMGFGIPSAIGAKLARPDKTVVAFVGDGGFQMTNQELAILGEYNLDIKVIIVNNGTLGMVKQWQDKFFNQRFSHSVFNDQPDFIKLGEAYGVKGYMIDNPNKLEQQLEEAFSHDGPALIEVRISPVEAVTPMVPSGKPNHEMEGL comes from the coding sequence ATGGCTAAACAAGCAGAAACGATTTACCAAGAGCAACCTGAAACTTTGGAACAAATCGAACCTAAAGAAGCTTATGAACAAACTGAGCTAGAAAACGAAACGATTACAGAAATGAAAACCGGTTCTGAATTGCTAGTTGACTCACTTGCCAACGAAGATGTAGATTTTATATTTGGTTATCCTGGTGGTGCGGTTTTGCCCCTATATGACACGTTTTATGATGCTAAAATTAAACACATTTTAGCAAGACATGAACAAGGTGCTACGCACGCAGCTGAAGGATATGCTCGTGTTTCTGGTAAACCAGGCGTTGTCGTTGTAACAAGTGGTCCAGGAGCTACCAATGCTATTACTGGAATTGCCGATGCTTATAGTGATTCCCTACCACTAGTAGTAATTACTGGTCAAGTTGCAACACCAGGGATTGGTAAAGATGCTTTCCAAGAAGCTGATTTATTATCGATGACTACACCCATTACAAAGCATAATTACCAAGTTAAAAATGTAAGCGACATTCCAAAGATCATTCACGAAGCATTCCATATTGCAAATACTGGTAGAAAAGGACCTGTAGTTATCGATTTTCCTAAGGATATGGGTATTTTATCTACAAATGCTGAACTATCTGAGGAACTTGATTTACCAGGTTATTCAATCCCTAATGAACCTAAATTTGATGAAATTCAAAAATTGCGTGACTATTTAAAAACAGCACATAAACCAGTTGTTTTGGCTGGTGCAGGTATTAACCACGCGAAAGCTAATGAGACACTTACAACATTTGTAAATCGTCATCAACTACCTGTTGTTTCAACTTTGTTAGGTCTCGGTTCTATACCATATGAACATCCCCTATTTTTAGGTATGGGTGGTATGCATGGTTCTTATGCAAGCAACATGGCGCTAACTGAATGTGATTTACTCATCAACTTCGGTAGTAGATTTGATGATAGGTTGGCAAGTAATCCTGATGAATTCGCACCTAATGCTAAAATTGTACATGTAGACATTGATCCTTCAGAAATCAATAAAATAATTGATACTGATCTCGGTATTGTTGCAGATTGTAAAGCAGTATTAGAAGCGTTATTGGCATTTGATAGTTATTCCATCAGACATGATGATTGGTTAAATACTTGTAATAGTAATAAAGCAACTCACCCATTCAAATATGGAGAAGAAGAAGATAACTTCTCTAAACCACAACGTACGATTGAGCACGTTGGCAAAATAACTGAAGGCGATGCAATTGTGACTACTGACGTTGGACAACATCAAATGTGGGTAGCTCAATATTATCCTTTTAAAACGCACGGTCAGTTAGTTACCAGTGGTGGCTTAGGAACAATGGGATTCGGTATTCCATCAGCAATCGGTGCTAAGTTAGCTCGTCCTGACAAAACAGTAGTTGCTTTTGTTGGAGACGGTGGCTTTCAAATGACTAACCAAGAACTTGCTATCTTGGGCGAATATAATTTAGATATTAAAGTTATAATAGTAAATAACGGTACTTTAGGTATGGTAAAACAATGGCAAGATAAATTCTTTAACCAAAGATTTTCTCATTCAGTATTTAATGATCAACCAGACTTTATTAAATTAGGCGAAGCTTATGGTGTTAAAGGTTATATGATAGATAACCCAAATAAATTAGAACAACAACTAGAAGAAGCCTTCTCACATGATGGTCCAGCTTTAATTGAAGTTAGAATCTCACCTGTTGAAGCTGTTACACCTATGGTCCCTTCTGGTAAACCTAATCATGAAATGGAGGGTTTATAA
- the ilvC gene encoding ketol-acid reductoisomerase, which produces MTTVYYDQSVTKDVLQGKKIAVIGYGSQGHAHAQNLKDNGYDVIIGIRPGNSFNKAKDDGFEVYPVDEAAKQADVIMILLPDEIQGRVYEEEIEPNLEENNALVFAHGFNIHFNVIQPPSTVDVFLIAPKGPGHLVRRTFTEGSAVPALFAVEQDASGEARDLALSYAKGIGATRAGVIETSFAEETETDLFGEQTVLCGGVTKLIQSGFETLVEAGYQPEIAYFEVLHEMKLIVDLMYEGGMENMRYSISNTAEFGDYVSGPRVITPDVKNNMKAVLKDIQEGNFSDRFIKDSENNFEEFHKLREEQHGHQIEAVGRDLREMMPFIKSKSIQK; this is translated from the coding sequence ATGACAACAGTTTATTATGATCAATCAGTAACGAAAGATGTATTACAAGGAAAGAAAATTGCAGTTATCGGTTATGGTTCTCAAGGCCATGCTCATGCTCAAAACTTAAAAGATAATGGTTACGATGTAATCATCGGTATCCGCCCAGGTAACTCTTTCAATAAAGCAAAAGATGATGGCTTTGAAGTATATCCAGTGGACGAAGCAGCAAAACAAGCTGATGTAATCATGATTCTATTGCCTGATGAAATTCAAGGTAGAGTTTATGAAGAAGAAATCGAGCCTAACTTAGAAGAAAATAACGCGTTAGTATTTGCGCATGGATTTAATATTCATTTTAACGTAATCCAGCCGCCTTCAACAGTAGATGTATTTCTAATTGCGCCTAAAGGTCCAGGACATTTAGTACGTCGTACATTCACTGAAGGTAGCGCAGTGCCTGCCCTATTTGCTGTTGAACAAGATGCAAGCGGTGAAGCAAGAGACTTAGCATTAAGTTACGCAAAAGGTATCGGCGCAACACGTGCTGGTGTTATTGAAACTTCATTCGCTGAGGAAACTGAAACTGACCTATTCGGTGAACAAACAGTACTATGTGGTGGCGTAACAAAATTAATCCAATCCGGTTTCGAAACATTAGTAGAAGCAGGCTATCAGCCTGAAATTGCTTACTTCGAAGTATTACACGAAATGAAATTAATTGTAGACCTTATGTATGAAGGCGGTATGGAAAATATGCGTTATTCAATTTCAAATACAGCCGAATTTGGTGATTATGTATCAGGTCCACGCGTAATTACTCCTGACGTTAAAAATAACATGAAAGCTGTATTAAAAGATATTCAAGAAGGTAACTTTAGTGATCGATTCATTAAAGATAGCGAAAATAATTTTGAAGAATTCCATAAATTACGTGAAGAACAACATGGACATCAAATCGAGGCAGTTGGTCGTGATCTAAGAGAAATGATGCCATTTATTAAATCAAAAAGTATTCAAAAATAA
- a CDS encoding 2-isopropylmalate synthase → MSSHIQIFDTTLRDGEQTPGVNFSFEERLKIAQQLEKWGVDIIEAGFPASSTGSFKSVEAISKTLTTTAVCGLARCVKSDVDAVYEATKEAAIPRIHVFVATSPIHRDSKLKMTQDEVLDSIKEHVSYAKQYFEVVQFSPEDATRTEPDFLLKAVQTAVDAGASVINIPDTVGFSYPTEYGKIFKTLLETIQSDHEVIYSAHCHDDLGLAVANSMAAIENGAKRIEGTLNGIGERAGNTALEEVALGLYVRQDHYQNQSKINLAETKQTSDLIARYAGIRVPKNKAIVGQNAFSHESGIHQDGVLKNPETYEIMTPQLVGVKTTELPLGKLSGKHAFAEKLDVLGYDVEPEEQKVLFKQFKEIADKKKAVTDRDIHALIQGTSHEQSASYQVETLQLQFVSNGLQSAVVVIKDKDGNTYQDSSIGTGSIVAVYNAVDRIFDRETELLDYTIDSVTEGSDAQAEVHVQLKIGDQIVTGVGIDHDILLASCKSYVEAQAKYVNESSKKEGIKS, encoded by the coding sequence ATGAGTAGCCATATTCAAATTTTTGATACTACACTTAGAGATGGGGAACAAACACCAGGAGTCAACTTTTCTTTCGAAGAAAGGCTAAAGATAGCACAACAACTAGAAAAATGGGGCGTAGATATAATAGAAGCAGGCTTTCCCGCTTCCAGCACAGGAAGTTTTAAATCAGTTGAAGCCATTTCGAAAACATTAACAACTACAGCGGTTTGTGGTTTAGCACGTTGTGTCAAATCAGATGTTGATGCAGTTTATGAAGCAACTAAAGAAGCTGCAATTCCTAGAATTCACGTCTTCGTAGCAACTAGTCCAATACACCGTGATTCTAAATTAAAAATGACTCAAGATGAAGTGCTTGACTCTATTAAAGAGCATGTATCATATGCGAAGCAATATTTTGAAGTAGTACAATTTTCACCTGAAGACGCAACGCGTACGGAACCTGATTTCTTACTTAAAGCTGTCCAAACGGCTGTAGATGCTGGCGCAAGTGTTATCAATATACCAGATACTGTAGGATTCAGTTATCCAACTGAATATGGCAAAATTTTTAAAACATTATTAGAAACTATACAAAGTGATCATGAAGTCATTTACAGTGCACATTGCCATGACGACTTAGGATTAGCAGTTGCTAATAGTATGGCAGCCATTGAAAATGGTGCTAAACGTATTGAGGGTACTTTAAATGGTATTGGAGAACGTGCAGGTAATACGGCACTTGAAGAAGTTGCACTTGGCCTTTACGTTCGCCAAGATCATTATCAAAATCAATCAAAAATAAATTTAGCAGAAACGAAACAAACTTCTGATCTAATTGCACGATACGCTGGTATTCGAGTCCCTAAAAACAAAGCTATTGTCGGACAAAATGCATTTAGTCACGAATCTGGCATTCACCAAGATGGCGTTCTTAAAAACCCAGAAACTTATGAAATTATGACGCCTCAATTAGTAGGTGTTAAAACTACAGAACTCCCTTTAGGAAAACTATCCGGTAAACATGCATTTGCAGAAAAGCTTGATGTTTTAGGCTATGATGTTGAACCAGAAGAACAAAAAGTTTTATTCAAACAATTCAAAGAAATTGCAGATAAGAAAAAAGCTGTTACAGACAGAGATATTCACGCACTTATTCAAGGCACATCTCATGAGCAAAGTGCAAGTTATCAAGTGGAGACATTACAACTACAATTTGTCTCTAACGGGTTACAAAGTGCAGTAGTAGTTATTAAAGATAAAGATGGTAATACTTATCAAGATTCAAGTATTGGAACAGGCTCAATCGTCGCTGTGTATAACGCAGTAGACCGTATTTTCGATAGAGAAACTGAACTATTAGATTATACAATTGATTCGGTAACGGAAGGTTCCGATGCTCAAGCCGAAGTCCATGTTCAACTTAAAATTGGTGATCAAATTGTAACTGGCGTTGGTATTGATCATGACATCTTACTGGCTTCTTGTAAATCATATGTAGAAGCGCAAGCCAAATATGTAAATGAATCATCTAAGAAAGAAGGCATAAAGTCATGA